The Pseudomonas hefeiensis genomic sequence CTCGCGTCGGCTGCGCCCTGCTCTGTCCCGGAGGCAGCGATGAGCCGTTTTCGGAACAAGGTCGATGCCCAACAGGCCCATATCTTCAGCCTGCGCCTGGCGGTAATGATCCTTGCCCTAGTCTGTGCCGGGCTCTGGTACGGCTGGCGCTCGGCACCGACCGATCTGACCGTGCATGTCCCCCCGGATCTGCGCTCGGGCAGCACGCGCAAATGGTGGGATGTCCCCCCAGAAAATGTCTATGCCTTTGCCCTGTACATCTTTGGCCAACTCAACCGCTGGCCCTCGGATGGCGAGCAGGATTATCGCCGCGCCATCTATGGCTTGCAGTCCTACCTGACACCCTCCTGCAAGGCCTTCCTCGATGGCGACTACGAGTACCGCAAGGCCGCCGGCGAACTGCGCCAGCGGGTGCGTGGCGTCTACGAAATTCTGGGCCGAGGCTACAGCGAAGATCCGGAACTCAGGGTCAAGCAACTCGATCGCGACAGCTGGCTGGTCAAGCTCGACCTCAACGCCGATGAGTATTACGCCGCCGAACCGGTGAAACGGGTCGTGGTGCGTTATCCATTACGCGTGGTGCGTTTTGATCTGGACCCCGAACGCAATAAGTGGGGGCTGGCACTGGATTGTTATCAGGGCACTCCGCAAAAAATCTCCCTGCCTGGAGGTGAGCCATGAAGCGGAGTCCTACCCTGGGAGTGACCGTCGCATTGATGCTATGGGGAGCAGCAGCGCAGGCCGTCGAACTGATGCACTGGGAACGCCTACCCCTCGCGGTCCCTCTGGTGATCAATCAGGAGCGGGTGGTCTTTATCGATGAGGCTGTTCGAGTCGGCGTGCCCTCAACCCTGACGGGCAAGCTGCGCGTGCAATCAACTGGCGGCACGCTGTACCTACGCGCGTCGGAAGCTATTGCACCGACCCGACTGCAACTGCAATCAGTCACAACGGGCGAAATCATCCTTCTGGATATCGCGGCCACTCCCGGCGATCAACCGCTGGAGCCCGTGCGTATTCTCAAGAATGCTCAGGGGCAGGCTACCGAGGCAGAATCTAACACCGTCCCTGTTCCAGAACCCACACCAATCCCGGTCGCGTTGACGCGCTATGCCGCACAGAGTCTGTACGCGCCGCTGCGCACCGTGGAGTCCCTGCCCGGTGTGCGCCGCGTCCCGCTCAAGCTGCGCACCGAACTGCCAACCCTGCTGCCCACCGAAAACGTGTCCAACACACCCATCGCCGCCTGGCGACTCGGTGATTACTGGGTGACGGCGGTGAAGTTGCGCAATCGGGGTACAGAGACGGTGCAACTCGATCCGCGTCGGCTTCAGGCCAAGCTGTTCGCCGCAGCCTTCCAGCATGCTTTCCTCGGATCTGTCGGCAGTGCTGAAGACACCACGATTACCTACCTCGTCACCCGCGGTACCGGCCTCGAGCAAGCCGTGCTGCTCCCGCCCGATGCGCGAGGTGCTGACGATGAAAGCTAACGCCTTGCTCAAATGGCTGGTACCGGCTGCGCTGCTGGCGGTGGTGGTGATTATCCTGAAAAGCTGGGTCGCGGGTGGCAGCACGCCCTCTCCAGAGCACCCAATTGATCAGGGCAACCTTCAGTTATCCGCCGAGCAAGCCAAGTCGCTCGGCATTGCTGGCGATACCCCACGCGACACCGTCGCCACCCTGGTCGGCCAGGTGAAGGCCATGCGCAGCGACATGCTCGGTTTGAAGAAACACAACGATTCGCTGCAGACAGAGAACAGTCGCCTGCGCGAGCGGGAAAACAGTGTTGATTCGCGTATCCAGACGGCGCTGGGCAGTGTGACCCAGCAAGTCGACGAAGGCCGTCGACAAGCCAACGAAGCTCGGCTCAAAGCGGAACAAGACAGCCGCCAGGCCCGTGGTCTGCTGACACAATTGCAGGACCAGTTGTCGGGGCTGACCGGCAAAGGCAAGGACATGCCAATAGGATTGGGGCTTGAGCCCGGCGACGGGGCTCAGTTCGACGGGCAGCATTCTGCCAATGATGCGCTGCAGTGGATTGAACCCTCGGATGCTCTGTCCACCGACGCCCGAGGCAAAACCAAGACTGCCTCCGCATTGAGTTTGCCTACCGCCTTCAAGCAACTGGAAGGCGTGAAAGATAACGCCATTGATCGCAGCCAGAAACAGCTAAATGCGATCACCAAGGAGGAGCGTGACCCGACACGATCTGCTGATCGTACCGAAGGCGCGAAGCCGGTCTATACCATTCCCGAAAACGCGACATTGACGGGCTCAGTCGCCATGACCGCGCTGATCGGCCGCGTCCCGGTGGATGGCACCGTGAATGATCCCTATCCCTTCAAAGTGTTGGTCGGCCCCGAGAACCTGACCGCCAATGGCATCGACCTACCGGATGTTGCAGGCGCCGTGATGAGCGGCACAGCCTCCGGTGACTGGACACTGTCCTGCGTACGCGGACAGGTCGAGTCGATCACTTTCGTATTCACGGACGGCACCATCCGCACGGTGCCTCAGCCGAAAGCGGTAGCCAGCCGCAATGCCTCCACCACCCAGAGCTCGAACACCGACAAGATCCGTGGCGGGCTCGGTTACCTGTCCGATCCGTATGGCATTCCTTGCATCGCTGGCGAGCGCCGCTCGAACGCCCAGCAGTACCTCGGCAGCCAGAGCCTGATCACTGCGGCTGGTGCGGGTGTCGCCGCCTTGCTCGGGGATGAGCAGAACAACAGCAGCGTGATCAGTTCGGGCGGCAGTACGCTCGGGGTTACCAATAGCACGGGCAACAGCGCGCTGAATTCAATTCTCAGCGGTGGGGTCAGCGACATCCGCGAGTGGGTCAACAAACTGTATGGCGAAGCCTTTGCTGCCGTGTATGTGCCACCCGCCGCACAGGTCGCACTGCACCTCGACCATGAGATCACCATCGACTACGAGCCCAAGGGCCGGAGCGTTCGCCATGAAAAAGACCATGCCTCCCAGCCTGATCTGGATTAGCTTGCTTTGCTGGGTCCTGACGGGATGTTCCACCGACAAGGAGACGCTGCTGCCCCATGGCGAGCAAACCATGTCGGACATCTGGAACGGCGCCGGTTCACAAGGCACTCAGCAGCAACTGCTGGATGCTCGGCAGCAGCTACGCCGCCCGCTGGCCCAAGCAGATTCCTCCGTTGCTCTCCAGGAACCGTACACGCGCACAGCGGCGAATGAGATCCACAATCTGTTCCCTCGCTTGCCCAACCCCGATCTGGTGCTGTACGTGTATCCGCATTTGAGTGGTACCGAGCAGGCACCGGTCCCGGGTTACTCGACGGTCTTTCCCTTCTACCAACGTGTGCAGTACGCATTACCTGGTGAACGTCAGGAAGACTTGTAGTGCGTAACCGCACTCCTGCTTGGAAAGCCTGGCGCCACCCATTGCGCCCTCGCGCCACCTTGGCCGATGACGCGGCACTCTATGCGCACAATCCAAGCTTCACCGATCATCTGCCTTGGGTCGAATATCTCGACGCCGAACAGTGTTTTCTGCTCGATGACAATTGCTCGGTGGGCGCGGTGTTCGAGTTGCTGCCCATCGGCACCGAAGGGCGCGAACCCGATTGGTTGATGGCCGCTCGCGATGCCCTCGAGGATGCCCTGCAGGATAGCTTTGACGAGCTGGACCAAGCGCCGTGGGTGGCGCAGTTTTTCTGTCAGGACGACAACGATTTCACCCCCTACCTGACCCGGCTCACCGATTATATCCAGGACAGCGCGCGAGGCACGGTCTTCACCGAGGCGTATTTGGAGCTCAGCCGCCGTCATCTGAAGGCCATCGCCAAACCCGGTGGTCTGTTTGAGGATCAGGTGGTGACGCGCCTGCCCTGGCGTGGCAATAACCGTCGGGTACGTTTGGTGGTCTATCGCTGGCTTGAGTCTGACGCTGAAGAAACAGGACTCACCCCGGTGCAATCCCTGCAACAGACTTGCGAACGTATCGCGGCTTCGTTGCAGGCGTGCGGGGTGCAATCGACGCGAGTCGACGGCCGCGGTTTGTATGCCTGGTTGTTGCCCTGGTTCAATCCAGCGCCGAAGCTCACCGATGAAGCGCCCGAGGATTTCTACCGCCGCGTGGCCTATCCGGAGTTGGGCGACGGTGAGTCGCTGGAAATGCCCTTCGATCATGACTTCGCCGAGCGCCTGTTCTTCAATGAGCCGCGTTCGGATGTCCAACGCGGACTCTGGTACTTCGACGGCCAACCCCATCAGGTCATGGTGGTGGACAAGCTGCGCCGGGCACCGTCGATTGGTCAACTCACCGGAGAAACCCGTAAGGGCGATGCAGTCAACGCCCTGTTCGACCAGTTACCTGAAGGCACGGTGATGAGTCTGACCCTGGTGGTCAAACCGCAGGATGTGCTCGAGGACCAGTTAAACCGCTTGGCGCGCAAAGCCATCGGTGAAAACCTGGCCTCGACCCAGACCCGTCAGGATGTCGAAGAGGCCCGCGCGATCATTGGCCGTCAGCACAAGCTGTACCGCGGCACGCTGGCGTTTTACGTGCGCGGTGACGATGAACAGCAATTGCACCAGCGCTCGGTCAGCCTGGCTAACGCGCTATTGGGCGCGGGGCTACAACCGGTACGTGAAGGCGATGAGGTCGCCGCCTGCAACAGCTACCTGCGTTGGTTGCCGATGGCTTACAACCCGGCCCGCGACACGCGTAACTGGTACACCCGCCTGATGTTCGCCCAACACCTGGCGAACCTGGTTCCGGTCTGGGGCCGCAGCACCGGCACCGGCCACCCGGGCATCACCTTGTTCAACCGCGGCGGCTCGCCATTGAGCTTCGACCCATTGTCACGCCTGGATCGGGCCATGAACGGTCATCTGCTGTTGTTCGGTCCGACCGGCGCCGGTAAGTCGGCCACCCTGGTCACCCTGCTGATGCAGGTCATGGCGGTGTACCGTCCTCGTCTGTTTATCGTCGAGGCCGGTAACTCATTCGGCTTGCAGGGCGACTACTTCGCAACGCAAGGCCTGTCAGTCAATAAGGTCCAATTGAAACCAGGTGCCTCGGTCAGTCTTGCCCCCTTTGCCGATGCCTGGCGCCTGGTCGAGCAACCGGATCAGATGGCGAGTCTGTCGATCGATGAGCTGGACGATGAGGTGGTAACCAGTCACGAAGACCAGCGCGATGTGCTCGGCGAACTGGAAATCACTGCCCGACTGATGATCACCGGTGGCGAGGCCAAGGAAGAAGCCCGCCTGAGTCGAGCCGATCGCAGTCTGATCCGCGAGTGCATTCTCGATGCGGCACAGACCTGTGTCACAGCACGCTGCCGCCAGGTACTGACCCGCGACGTGCGCGACGCCTTGCTGCGCGTCGCTGCTGACACGCACTTGCCGGAGAAGCGTCGTGAGCGTGCCCAGGAAATGGGCGAGTCCATCGACCTGTTTTGCCAGGGTTTCGAGGGTGAACTGTTCGATCGCGAGGGCACGCCCTGGCCCGAGAGCGATGTGACCATTGTCGATCTCGCTACTTACGCTCGCGAAGGCTACGAGGCACAGATGTCCATCAGCTACATCAGCCTGATGAACACCGTGAACAACCTCGCCGAGCGCGATCAGTATTTGGGTCGGCCGATCATCATGGTCACCGACGAGGGCCATATCATCACCAAAAACCCGCTGCTGGCGCCATTCGTGGTCAAGGGAACAAAGATGTGGCGCAAGCTCGGCGCTTGGTTCTGGTTGGCGACGCAAAACCTTGCCGACTTTCCCACTGCTGCGCAGACCATGCTCAACATGATCGAATGGTGGATTTGTTTAAACATGCCACCGGCGGAAATCGAAGAAATCGCACGGTTCAAGAAACTCACGCCAGCACAGAAAGCCTTGTTGCTCTCCGCCAGTAAAGAGCCGGGTAAATACACTGAGGGGGTCGTGCTGTCGAAAAAACTCGAAACGCTGTTTCGCGCCGTACCACCCAGCCTATATCTCGCCTTGGCGATGACGGAGCCCGAGGAAAAAGCCGAGCGCTGGAGGTTGATGCAGGAGAACGGTTGCTCGGAGTTGGAAGCGGCTTTCCAGGTAGCTGAGCGTATTGACCAGGCACGAGGAATCCAGACGTTAGGATAGATTTGAAGACCAAATAGCGTTACATCTGCGCAGGGCTGGAGTGCGGTTTTGTGGTAGATATCCAAGAATTATCTGAGTAGATTACTCGTCGACACTCAGCCAAGCGGAAGGAGTCACACATGAATAAAAACGATCTAATCGAGGCCATAGCGAGCTCCGCCGACCTTCCGAAGTCCACTGCCGGACGCGCACTGGACGCCCTCACAACCATCATATCCACTGCGTTGAAAGGCGGTGAGAACATCACCTTGGTTGGTTTTGGCACCTTTGCGGTCAAGGCGCGTGCAGCGCGCGACGGCCGTAACCCTCAAACTGGGGCCACCATCAAGATCGCAGCCGCGAAGACGCCTAGTTTCAAAGCCGGTAAGTCGCTGAAAGACGCGGTTAACTAGACGCTGGCAGCGACTACCCAATACCAACTCTGCGAGAGCGCTGGTATTGGGCTCAGCAGCCAAAACGCTGGCTGAACGCTGGGAGTCTTCAACCAATGTATTTGAACGCGTCTTTAGCGAAGTTCTTTCAGCTTTGATCTGGGCTGGGTGGCACACTGCTGAGCCGCTGCTGAATCCTCAACAGGAATCCGGCTTCAAAGGCATCCTGGCAGTCACCGACAGGAAAGGTTTTGCGCGCTTGCGCCAGCTCCCACCACAGTGGAATCTCGCCAGGCGTATCAAGCCAAGCCTGAGCACATTGCACGCCACGTTCGATCATTGGGGCAAATTCGTTGCCCCAAGGTGTCAGAAGACTTGGGCAACCATCCGCCGCAGGAATTGAAATGTAGTTTTCGTCCATACACACCCTAGATTTCTGATTTATTGTTAGACGCTGGGCCCAGCTTCGAAAATCTTAACGAAACCAAATGAACGCTCGATAAGAGGCATGAGCATCAAATGGCCTAGATCAATGCCAATGTAGACTATATCCCGTGGATTGAGAGTCCCTCAAGGCGCAATTTGCGCGCATGACTCAAGACTACGAACAGCTTCGTCTTCAGCTGGCGGAAAACATCCGCTTGATGCGACGCGTGAAAAACCTTACCCAAGAGCAGCTCGCGCTCATGGCCGAGGTGGATCGCACGTACGTCAGTCAAATCGAACGATGCACGGGCAATCCGTCGCTGTTGGTCCTGTGCAAGCTCGCCAATATTTTCGAAATTACCGCAGATCAGTTACTTGTGGAACCCGATATCCTGCGCAGCGCCCTTCACGTCAAATAATAGTCTCACGTTTCAGAAACCCGATAGATCCGCCTTCATAATTTCCACTGACAGTCTTCAGTCCGTAATCGAACCTGCCCAGGCCATACACCGAGAGCCTGGATCATGCCTGTTGCCTGCTCGTCAATCTCGCCCACAAAGCTACGGCCCCTGGCGCTGAGCGTCCTGCTGGCGTGCGGCCCAAGCGTGGCGCTGGACACCGCCAGCATCACGTCCTCCGTGCTTTCGCCAAATTGCCTCGCCTACAGGGTCGTCGGCATTTGTTTC encodes the following:
- a CDS encoding PFL_4703 family integrating conjugative element protein, translated to MSRFRNKVDAQQAHIFSLRLAVMILALVCAGLWYGWRSAPTDLTVHVPPDLRSGSTRKWWDVPPENVYAFALYIFGQLNRWPSDGEQDYRRAIYGLQSYLTPSCKAFLDGDYEYRKAAGELRQRVRGVYEILGRGYSEDPELRVKQLDRDSWLVKLDLNADEYYAAEPVKRVVVRYPLRVVRFDLDPERNKWGLALDCYQGTPQKISLPGGEP
- a CDS encoding TIGR03749 family integrating conjugative element protein, producing the protein MKRSPTLGVTVALMLWGAAAQAVELMHWERLPLAVPLVINQERVVFIDEAVRVGVPSTLTGKLRVQSTGGTLYLRASEAIAPTRLQLQSVTTGEIILLDIAATPGDQPLEPVRILKNAQGQATEAESNTVPVPEPTPIPVALTRYAAQSLYAPLRTVESLPGVRRVPLKLRTELPTLLPTENVSNTPIAAWRLGDYWVTAVKLRNRGTETVQLDPRRLQAKLFAAAFQHAFLGSVGSAEDTTITYLVTRGTGLEQAVLLPPDARGADDES
- a CDS encoding TIGR03752 family integrating conjugative element protein; the protein is MKANALLKWLVPAALLAVVVIILKSWVAGGSTPSPEHPIDQGNLQLSAEQAKSLGIAGDTPRDTVATLVGQVKAMRSDMLGLKKHNDSLQTENSRLRERENSVDSRIQTALGSVTQQVDEGRRQANEARLKAEQDSRQARGLLTQLQDQLSGLTGKGKDMPIGLGLEPGDGAQFDGQHSANDALQWIEPSDALSTDARGKTKTASALSLPTAFKQLEGVKDNAIDRSQKQLNAITKEERDPTRSADRTEGAKPVYTIPENATLTGSVAMTALIGRVPVDGTVNDPYPFKVLVGPENLTANGIDLPDVAGAVMSGTASGDWTLSCVRGQVESITFVFTDGTIRTVPQPKAVASRNASTTQSSNTDKIRGGLGYLSDPYGIPCIAGERRSNAQQYLGSQSLITAAGAGVAALLGDEQNNSSVISSGGSTLGVTNSTGNSALNSILSGGVSDIREWVNKLYGEAFAAVYVPPAAQVALHLDHEITIDYEPKGRSVRHEKDHASQPDLD
- a CDS encoding TIGR03751 family conjugal transfer lipoprotein; protein product: MKKTMPPSLIWISLLCWVLTGCSTDKETLLPHGEQTMSDIWNGAGSQGTQQQLLDARQQLRRPLAQADSSVALQEPYTRTAANEIHNLFPRLPNPDLVLYVYPHLSGTEQAPVPGYSTVFPFYQRVQYALPGERQEDL
- a CDS encoding conjugative transfer ATPase; its protein translation is MRNRTPAWKAWRHPLRPRATLADDAALYAHNPSFTDHLPWVEYLDAEQCFLLDDNCSVGAVFELLPIGTEGREPDWLMAARDALEDALQDSFDELDQAPWVAQFFCQDDNDFTPYLTRLTDYIQDSARGTVFTEAYLELSRRHLKAIAKPGGLFEDQVVTRLPWRGNNRRVRLVVYRWLESDAEETGLTPVQSLQQTCERIAASLQACGVQSTRVDGRGLYAWLLPWFNPAPKLTDEAPEDFYRRVAYPELGDGESLEMPFDHDFAERLFFNEPRSDVQRGLWYFDGQPHQVMVVDKLRRAPSIGQLTGETRKGDAVNALFDQLPEGTVMSLTLVVKPQDVLEDQLNRLARKAIGENLASTQTRQDVEEARAIIGRQHKLYRGTLAFYVRGDDEQQLHQRSVSLANALLGAGLQPVREGDEVAACNSYLRWLPMAYNPARDTRNWYTRLMFAQHLANLVPVWGRSTGTGHPGITLFNRGGSPLSFDPLSRLDRAMNGHLLLFGPTGAGKSATLVTLLMQVMAVYRPRLFIVEAGNSFGLQGDYFATQGLSVNKVQLKPGASVSLAPFADAWRLVEQPDQMASLSIDELDDEVVTSHEDQRDVLGELEITARLMITGGEAKEEARLSRADRSLIRECILDAAQTCVTARCRQVLTRDVRDALLRVAADTHLPEKRRERAQEMGESIDLFCQGFEGELFDREGTPWPESDVTIVDLATYAREGYEAQMSISYISLMNTVNNLAERDQYLGRPIIMVTDEGHIITKNPLLAPFVVKGTKMWRKLGAWFWLATQNLADFPTAAQTMLNMIEWWICLNMPPAEIEEIARFKKLTPAQKALLLSASKEPGKYTEGVVLSKKLETLFRAVPPSLYLALAMTEPEEKAERWRLMQENGCSELEAAFQVAERIDQARGIQTLG
- a CDS encoding HU family DNA-binding protein; amino-acid sequence: MTRRHSAKRKESHMNKNDLIEAIASSADLPKSTAGRALDALTTIISTALKGGENITLVGFGTFAVKARAARDGRNPQTGATIKIAAAKTPSFKAGKSLKDAVN
- a CDS encoding LasR-specific antiactivator QslA, encoding MDENYISIPAADGCPSLLTPWGNEFAPMIERGVQCAQAWLDTPGEIPLWWELAQARKTFPVGDCQDAFEAGFLLRIQQRLSSVPPSPDQS
- a CDS encoding helix-turn-helix domain-containing protein, with the translated sequence MTQDYEQLRLQLAENIRLMRRVKNLTQEQLALMAEVDRTYVSQIERCTGNPSLLVLCKLANIFEITADQLLVEPDILRSALHVK